Proteins co-encoded in one Spirosoma endbachense genomic window:
- the plsX gene encoding phosphate acyltransferase PlsX, with translation MKIAVDAMGGDFAPEAIVEGVVMAAAELPENVAIVLIGKQSLVQELIQKYGAEAVTNIELVNADDVIEMSEHPTKALSQKPNSSIGVGFKLLKDGQVNAFCSAGNTGAMHVGALFSIKAIEGILRPCIAGFVPQITGGHAVMLDIGANADCKPEMLAQFGEIGSIYAQYTFGIERPRVALMNIGTEEQKGSLVAQAAHQLLKDSRKINFVGNIEGGDFFAGQADVIVTDGFTGNTMFKLGESFYTMATQRGISDDFLDKTNYESVGGSPILGVNGNVIIAHGISSPLAIKNMISLAIRQVESDAYTKIAQALS, from the coding sequence ATGAAAATTGCAGTGGACGCAATGGGTGGCGATTTTGCCCCCGAAGCTATTGTAGAAGGAGTTGTAATGGCCGCTGCTGAACTGCCGGAGAACGTAGCTATTGTGCTGATAGGCAAGCAGTCACTTGTGCAGGAATTAATTCAGAAATACGGTGCGGAAGCCGTTACCAATATCGAATTGGTCAACGCCGACGACGTCATTGAAATGAGTGAGCACCCAACCAAAGCGCTCTCGCAGAAACCCAATTCCAGCATCGGAGTTGGGTTTAAGCTTTTGAAAGATGGTCAGGTCAATGCTTTTTGCAGTGCCGGAAACACAGGGGCCATGCACGTAGGCGCACTATTTAGCATTAAAGCAATTGAAGGCATTTTACGACCGTGTATCGCCGGTTTTGTCCCACAAATTACGGGCGGTCATGCCGTTATGCTCGATATTGGGGCCAATGCTGACTGTAAACCTGAAATGCTGGCCCAGTTTGGCGAAATTGGATCGATCTATGCCCAGTACACGTTTGGTATTGAACGGCCACGTGTCGCTCTGATGAACATCGGCACCGAAGAGCAAAAGGGGTCACTTGTGGCACAGGCAGCCCACCAACTCCTGAAAGATAGCCGTAAAATTAATTTTGTAGGCAACATCGAGGGCGGAGATTTCTTCGCCGGACAGGCCGATGTCATTGTCACTGACGGCTTTACGGGCAATACGATGTTTAAGCTGGGTGAGTCGTTCTACACAATGGCAACCCAACGGGGCATCAGTGATGATTTTTTAGACAAAACCAATTACGAGTCTGTAGGCGGCAGTCCGATTCTGGGCGTCAATGGCAACGTAATTATTGCCCACGGGATCTCGTCCCCGTTGGCCATTAAAAACATGATTAGTCTGGCCATCCGACAGGTTGAATCAGACGCTTACACTAAAATTGCACAAGCCCTCAGTTAG
- a CDS encoding inositol oxygenase family protein has product MISETAPLTSLDQWEDDLLSRYPEPEHKSKEDYRNYDSPERDTVREFYRLNHTYQTYDFVLEKEWEFLKFDKKELPVWGAMEFLNTLVDDSDPDTDLDQLQHLLQTAEAIRADGHPDWFVLTGFLHDMGKVLCLFGESQWAVVGDTFPVGCQHSDKIVYPEFFVNNPDSRDERYNTKYGVYEPNCGLRNVHMSWGHDEYLYQIMKDYMPEPALYMMRYHSFYSQHREEAYNHLMDEHDHEMFKWVRKFNPYDLYSKSPKPPVVSELKPYYEDLIAKYLPASLRL; this is encoded by the coding sequence ATGATTAGCGAAACCGCCCCCCTTACTAGCCTCGATCAGTGGGAAGACGATCTACTGAGTCGCTACCCCGAACCGGAGCATAAATCAAAAGAAGACTACCGGAACTATGACTCACCTGAGCGCGACACGGTTCGGGAGTTTTACCGGCTTAACCATACCTATCAAACGTACGACTTCGTCCTGGAGAAAGAGTGGGAGTTCCTGAAATTTGACAAGAAGGAATTACCAGTTTGGGGAGCGATGGAGTTTCTGAACACACTTGTCGACGATTCTGATCCAGACACTGACCTTGACCAGCTTCAGCACCTGCTGCAAACCGCTGAGGCTATCCGGGCTGATGGTCACCCCGATTGGTTTGTGCTGACGGGTTTCCTGCACGATATGGGCAAAGTATTATGTCTGTTTGGCGAATCACAGTGGGCCGTTGTTGGCGACACATTCCCGGTTGGGTGCCAGCATTCAGATAAGATCGTTTATCCAGAGTTTTTCGTCAATAATCCAGACAGTCGCGACGAGCGGTATAACACGAAATATGGTGTTTATGAACCCAACTGTGGTTTGCGCAACGTGCATATGTCGTGGGGTCATGATGAGTACCTGTACCAAATCATGAAGGATTATATGCCCGAGCCCGCTCTGTATATGATGCGTTATCACTCGTTCTATTCGCAACACCGCGAAGAAGCCTACAATCACCTGATGGATGAGCATGATCACGAGATGTTCAAATGGGTGCGGAAGTTCAATCCGTACGACTTATACTCAAAAAGTCCTAAACCACCGGTAGTGAGTGAATTGAAGCCTTATTATGAGGACTTAATCGCCAAGTATTTACCAGCATCATTGCGGTTGTAA
- the efp gene encoding elongation factor P, with product MATTADIRNGLVLNFNNDLFQITEFQHVKPGKGAAFVRTKLKSLTTGRVIDNTFNSGVTIYPVRVERRKFQYLYKDEAGYNFMDQESFDQINIDEKLIDGADLMKEGQEVEILINAETEVPLSCELPPFVELEVTYAEPGIKGDTANSPKKRVEVESGAKIMVPLFIESGEKIKVDTRTRDYVERVK from the coding sequence ATGGCAACGACCGCAGACATCCGCAATGGACTAGTCTTAAACTTCAACAACGATCTCTTTCAGATTACCGAATTTCAACACGTGAAACCCGGTAAAGGCGCAGCTTTCGTGCGTACAAAGTTAAAAAGCCTAACTACAGGCCGGGTAATCGATAATACATTCAACTCGGGTGTAACGATCTATCCTGTTCGGGTTGAACGCCGGAAATTCCAATACCTTTACAAGGACGAAGCCGGCTATAACTTTATGGATCAGGAGTCGTTTGATCAGATTAATATCGATGAAAAGCTCATTGATGGAGCCGATCTGATGAAAGAAGGCCAGGAAGTTGAAATTTTGATCAATGCCGAAACGGAAGTCCCTCTTTCGTGTGAACTGCCTCCGTTCGTTGAACTGGAAGTGACCTATGCAGAACCCGGCATTAAAGGTGACACGGCCAACAGCCCTAAAAAACGGGTTGAGGTAGAATCGGGAGCTAAAATCATGGTCCCGCTCTTCATTGAGTCTGGTGAAAAAATTAAGGTCGATACCCGCACACGGGATTACGTAGAACGCGTGAAATAA
- a CDS encoding sodium:solute symporter family protein, translating to MLLFLISLYLLSNVAVGAWAARRVTTSQDFVLAGRRLPLLLAASVTFATWFGSETIMGAPAMFVEGGFLAVIEEPFGSALCLFLVGAFFARPLYRLNITTFCDYFRIRFGRSAELLSAVMVIPSYFSWISAQLVAIGIVLSVVTDIPREYCIIASATIVMIYTLLGGMWSISVTDFFHNLIIILALAVLGFMLWNDIGGWETIQKRTPAGFFRFLPQSTGKDWLAYIAAWITIGLGSIPQQDVFQRVMAAKTENTSVKASYLASAMYLTIAMLPLFIALSAKLLHPDLPKDNQLIIPNMVMRHGGLPLQVLFFGAVTSAILSVSSGAILAPSTVFGENVAKFFWPNLSDQALLKIIRWTVVIITVICVLMSTTRDTNIFDLVGESSAFSLVSLFVPLAAGIYWKRANLTGCLASMVVGFSVWLLCLWIGTDYSPMLWGLLASTIGMVTGSLLSPGKHQ from the coding sequence ATGTTACTCTTCCTCATTTCACTTTATCTACTTTCCAATGTAGCCGTCGGAGCATGGGCAGCCCGGCGGGTAACAACGTCGCAGGATTTTGTATTGGCTGGCCGACGGCTGCCGTTATTGCTGGCGGCTTCGGTAACTTTTGCAACCTGGTTTGGTTCCGAAACCATCATGGGTGCCCCAGCCATGTTTGTCGAAGGTGGTTTCCTGGCCGTCATTGAAGAACCTTTTGGCTCCGCCCTATGCCTATTTTTAGTCGGTGCTTTTTTTGCCAGACCGCTCTATCGGCTCAATATCACCACCTTCTGCGATTACTTCCGAATCCGATTTGGGCGATCAGCGGAGTTGCTGTCGGCCGTTATGGTTATTCCATCCTATTTCAGTTGGATTTCTGCCCAACTTGTGGCGATCGGCATCGTTCTAAGTGTTGTAACAGATATTCCGCGCGAGTATTGCATCATTGCCAGCGCAACCATTGTCATGATTTACACACTTCTGGGCGGTATGTGGTCCATATCCGTCACTGATTTTTTCCATAACCTCATCATTATTCTGGCCTTGGCAGTGCTTGGCTTTATGCTGTGGAATGATATTGGTGGGTGGGAAACAATCCAAAAACGAACTCCTGCTGGCTTTTTCCGTTTTTTGCCCCAATCGACCGGCAAAGACTGGCTGGCTTACATTGCTGCCTGGATAACGATTGGGTTAGGATCGATCCCCCAACAAGATGTTTTTCAGCGCGTTATGGCCGCTAAAACTGAGAATACATCGGTTAAAGCTTCTTATCTGGCATCGGCAATGTATCTGACAATAGCGATGTTGCCCTTGTTTATTGCACTAAGCGCTAAACTTCTTCATCCCGATTTGCCTAAAGATAACCAGCTTATCATTCCAAATATGGTCATGAGGCATGGAGGTTTACCCTTACAGGTGCTGTTTTTTGGGGCGGTTACATCCGCAATTCTGAGTGTTTCCAGTGGGGCCATTCTCGCTCCTTCAACTGTATTTGGCGAAAACGTTGCTAAATTTTTCTGGCCTAATCTGAGCGATCAGGCACTCCTTAAAATCATTCGATGGACGGTAGTCATTATCACGGTTATCTGCGTTCTGATGAGTACTACACGCGACACAAATATCTTTGATCTCGTTGGCGAATCATCAGCATTTAGCCTGGTATCCTTATTTGTTCCGCTCGCAGCCGGAATCTACTGGAAACGCGCGAACCTAACTGGCTGTCTGGCTTCGATGGTGGTTGGCTTCAGCGTATGGTTGCTTTGTTTATGGATAGGAACTGATTACTCGCCAATGCTCTGGGGACTACTGGCCAGTACGATTGGCATGGTTACGGGCAGCCTGCTTAGCCCAGGTAAACACCAGTAG
- a CDS encoding serine hydrolase domain-containing protein yields MVKLLMTTLLLASTSVYAQLRERLDSLMQATTQAAQPGTALLVVIGGKEVYRNGYGLANVETKSAITPTTNFRMASVSKQFTAMGILLLEKAKKLSLDDPIARFFPEFNGDVSRKVRIRNLLTHSSGILDYEMVMNPNQKQQLLDADVLTLLKDRDSLYFEPGSQFRYSNSAYCLLALIIERVSGQPYPSFIQQHIFQPLKMEQSVVYEAGKPIPNRAMGYARNKTGTFVFSDQSVTSATKGDGGVYTSLNDYQKWSDALRNNTLLDLPAVLARTGQAIRSTSGSYYGAGWFYRQPDNPILFHSGSTCGFNNFVVAIPEKQFLIVYFSNRANNKSNATALLQLMASAGPREVADMLALDDLTQ; encoded by the coding sequence ATGGTAAAACTTCTGATGACAACCTTGCTGCTGGCATCAACTTCAGTTTACGCACAACTGCGCGAACGGCTTGATTCGCTCATGCAGGCGACGACACAGGCTGCTCAACCGGGTACGGCTTTGTTGGTTGTTATCGGAGGGAAAGAGGTATATCGAAACGGTTATGGTCTGGCGAATGTCGAAACGAAATCGGCCATAACACCGACAACGAACTTTCGGATGGCATCGGTCTCGAAGCAGTTTACAGCTATGGGCATTCTGTTGCTGGAGAAAGCGAAAAAGCTGTCACTGGACGATCCAATAGCCCGATTTTTCCCCGAATTCAATGGTGATGTCAGCCGAAAGGTTCGAATTCGGAATCTGCTCACTCATTCGTCGGGGATACTGGATTATGAAATGGTGATGAATCCAAACCAGAAGCAACAACTCCTGGATGCCGATGTACTTACACTACTGAAAGATCGTGATTCATTGTATTTTGAACCGGGTAGTCAGTTCCGATATAGCAATTCGGCCTACTGCCTGCTGGCCCTGATCATTGAGCGCGTATCAGGCCAGCCTTATCCATCGTTTATTCAGCAGCATATTTTCCAGCCTTTAAAGATGGAGCAATCCGTTGTGTATGAGGCCGGGAAACCGATTCCTAACCGGGCCATGGGTTACGCCCGCAACAAGACCGGCACATTTGTATTCTCCGACCAAAGTGTAACCAGTGCGACCAAAGGCGACGGTGGAGTCTATACGTCCCTAAACGATTATCAAAAGTGGTCCGATGCATTAAGGAATAATACATTGCTTGATCTGCCTGCCGTATTGGCTCGGACAGGACAAGCCATTCGCTCAACATCGGGAAGTTATTACGGTGCAGGGTGGTTCTATCGTCAGCCAGACAATCCGATTCTGTTTCATTCTGGCAGCACCTGTGGATTTAACAACTTTGTGGTTGCGATACCCGAAAAACAGTTTTTGATCGTTTATTTTTCGAACAGAGCCAATAATAAATCGAATGCGACAGCTTTGCTTCAACTGATGGCCAGCGCTGGCCCCAGGGAAGTAGCCGACATGCTGGCTTTAGACGATCTGACCCAATAA
- a CDS encoding sodium/sugar symporter, whose translation MNHLATADYIVFFIYLVVVVGYGYWVYHRRRRDEVNTNDFFLAEGSLTWWAIGASLIASNISAEHFIGMAGSGFAMGLAISSYEWIAAATLVIVAVYFIPIYLRNHIYTMPQFLAQRYSDTVSTILAIFWLVVYVLVNLTSILYLGAIAIESLAGISFTTCTFGLAIFAIFITLGGMKVIGYTDVIQVVVLIIGGLVVTYLALQLVAQETSGTQSVWTGLMALRQKADGHFHMFFAKGHPYYDVLPGMALVTGGMWINNLSYWGCNQYIVQRALGADLKTARSGILFAAFLKLMIPLIVVIPGIAAYVLYQSGPFRAAMTDASGVVKPDHAYPVLMNLLPVGMKGLAFAALTAAVVASLAGKCNSISTIFTLDIYKKFFDKNASEQKLVNVGRWAVVVAFVIAIALAPMLRSLDQVYQYIQEYTNFITPGVFAIFLLGFFWKRATNRAALTVAILTIPLSTLLKFWPEVTDMFGAPADSIPFLHRTTWVFCIDVALMVVVSLTDSIQVKGLIVDRKMFRVSPSFVVGSIGIFSILAVLYAVFW comes from the coding sequence ATGAATCACCTTGCTACTGCAGATTACATTGTTTTCTTCATTTACTTAGTCGTTGTTGTTGGCTATGGCTACTGGGTCTATCACCGCCGACGGCGCGACGAGGTCAACACAAACGATTTTTTTCTGGCCGAGGGTTCTCTAACGTGGTGGGCAATTGGGGCGTCGCTGATAGCCTCTAACATTTCGGCTGAGCACTTCATTGGAATGGCTGGTTCAGGCTTTGCGATGGGTCTGGCGATTTCGTCGTACGAATGGATTGCAGCAGCCACTCTGGTGATTGTGGCCGTCTATTTCATACCGATCTACCTTCGGAACCACATTTACACCATGCCGCAGTTTCTGGCGCAACGGTATAGTGATACCGTCAGCACCATTCTGGCCATATTCTGGCTTGTGGTTTATGTTCTGGTCAATCTTACGTCTATTCTCTATTTAGGTGCCATCGCGATTGAATCATTAGCTGGAATTTCATTCACGACATGCACCTTTGGCCTGGCTATATTTGCCATTTTCATAACCCTGGGCGGCATGAAAGTGATTGGTTATACCGATGTAATTCAAGTCGTTGTGCTCATTATAGGTGGCTTAGTCGTAACCTATCTGGCCTTACAATTGGTAGCGCAGGAAACCTCCGGCACACAGAGCGTCTGGACTGGCTTAATGGCGTTACGCCAAAAAGCAGACGGTCATTTTCACATGTTTTTTGCGAAAGGTCATCCATATTATGATGTTTTACCGGGTATGGCGCTGGTAACTGGTGGCATGTGGATCAATAACCTGTCGTACTGGGGCTGTAATCAATATATTGTTCAACGAGCGTTAGGCGCCGATCTGAAGACGGCCCGGAGCGGCATCTTGTTCGCTGCGTTTCTGAAACTGATGATCCCGCTGATCGTCGTTATTCCCGGTATCGCAGCCTATGTTCTCTACCAGAGTGGCCCATTCCGGGCGGCAATGACCGATGCATCGGGTGTGGTAAAACCCGATCATGCTTATCCTGTCTTGATGAACTTACTTCCGGTAGGTATGAAAGGGCTGGCCTTTGCTGCCCTGACTGCAGCTGTTGTGGCCTCTCTTGCGGGTAAATGCAACTCCATATCGACCATTTTTACGCTGGATATTTACAAGAAATTTTTCGATAAAAATGCATCCGAGCAGAAGCTGGTAAATGTTGGTCGATGGGCCGTTGTTGTGGCCTTCGTCATTGCCATTGCCCTGGCCCCTATGCTGCGGTCGCTCGATCAGGTATATCAATACATTCAGGAATATACGAATTTCATTACGCCGGGTGTATTTGCCATTTTCCTGTTGGGATTTTTCTGGAAACGGGCCACGAACCGAGCCGCGCTAACCGTGGCAATTCTCACCATTCCCTTATCGACACTGCTTAAATTCTGGCCGGAAGTGACAGACATGTTCGGAGCACCAGCCGACTCAATTCCTTTTCTACACCGCACAACCTGGGTATTTTGTATCGACGTAGCCCTGATGGTAGTCGTATCCCTCACCGATTCTATCCAGGTTAAAGGATTGATTGTCGATCGAAAGATGTTCCGGGTATCACCCTCGTTTGTTGTAGGTTCTATTGGAATTTTCAGTATTTTGGCTGTACTGTACGCCGTTTTCTGGTAA
- the accC gene encoding acetyl-CoA carboxylase biotin carboxylase subunit, whose translation MFKKILIANRGEIALRIIRTCREMGIKTVAVFSTADRDSLHVRFADEAVCIGPPVSKLSYLSIPSIISAAEVTGADAIHPGYGFLSENAEFSQICADYGIKFIGATAEQINGMGDKATAKATMRAAGVPVIPGSEGLLESIDQGKKLSAEMGYPVIVKATAGGGGRGMRIIRSESEFEKAWNDARTEAGAAFGNDGLYLEKFVEEPRHIEIQIVGDQFGKVCHLSERDCSIQRRHQKLVEETPSPIVSQELREQMGAAAIKGAQAIGYEGAGTVEFLVDKHGKFYFMEMNTRIQVEHPITEEVTDFDLIKEQIKVAAGVEISGRNYTPKLYAMECRINAEDPANGFRPSPGKITVLHMPGGHGVRVDSHVYTGYTIPPNYDSMIAKLIVSGQSREEVITRMKRALQEFVIEGIKTTIPFHIKLMDDPKFKSGQFTTAFLETFDFSTL comes from the coding sequence ATGTTCAAGAAAATATTAATCGCCAACCGAGGTGAGATCGCATTGCGAATCATTCGGACCTGCCGCGAAATGGGCATTAAAACGGTAGCTGTTTTTTCGACAGCCGACCGCGACAGCCTGCACGTACGCTTCGCCGATGAGGCTGTTTGCATTGGCCCACCGGTTAGCAAACTATCTTATTTGAGTATACCCAGCATTATTTCGGCGGCTGAAGTGACTGGAGCCGATGCCATCCACCCTGGTTACGGGTTCCTATCCGAAAACGCTGAATTTTCGCAAATCTGCGCCGATTACGGCATTAAGTTTATTGGGGCAACTGCCGAGCAAATCAACGGTATGGGCGATAAGGCAACCGCCAAAGCGACCATGAGAGCAGCCGGTGTTCCGGTTATTCCCGGTTCGGAGGGATTGTTGGAATCCATCGATCAAGGCAAGAAGCTTTCGGCCGAAATGGGCTACCCAGTCATTGTAAAAGCAACGGCTGGTGGCGGAGGCCGGGGAATGCGGATTATTCGCTCGGAAAGCGAGTTTGAAAAAGCCTGGAATGATGCCCGTACCGAAGCAGGTGCCGCTTTCGGTAACGATGGCCTTTATCTGGAAAAATTCGTCGAAGAACCACGGCATATTGAAATTCAGATTGTAGGCGATCAGTTTGGTAAAGTCTGTCACCTTTCAGAACGTGACTGTTCGATTCAGCGTCGTCATCAGAAGCTAGTAGAAGAAACTCCTTCGCCAATCGTTTCGCAGGAACTTCGGGAGCAAATGGGAGCAGCCGCCATTAAAGGTGCTCAGGCCATTGGCTACGAAGGCGCGGGAACGGTTGAGTTTCTGGTCGATAAGCATGGGAAGTTCTATTTCATGGAAATGAACACCCGAATTCAGGTTGAACATCCGATTACGGAAGAAGTAACGGACTTCGATTTGATTAAAGAGCAGATCAAGGTAGCTGCCGGGGTCGAAATTTCAGGGCGGAACTACACTCCGAAACTCTACGCGATGGAGTGCCGGATCAACGCTGAAGACCCAGCGAATGGCTTTCGGCCATCGCCGGGTAAAATTACCGTGTTGCACATGCCGGGTGGTCACGGTGTTCGCGTAGACAGTCACGTGTATACGGGCTACACCATCCCACCTAACTACGACTCAATGATTGCGAAACTGATCGTATCAGGACAGTCGCGCGAGGAGGTCATTACGCGGATGAAGCGGGCTTTGCAGGAATTTGTGATCGAAGGAATCAAAACCACGATTCCATTCCATATCAAACTCATGGACGACCCTAAATTCAAATCGGGTCAGTTCACTACGGCGTTTCTGGAAACGTTCGATTTCAGTACATTGTAG
- the accB gene encoding acetyl-CoA carboxylase biotin carboxyl carrier protein, protein MSTKDIQQLIDFISQSGLDEVNIETTDLKISVKRYGSGAPTVPASAPAAFAPVAPQPQTTAPSAVATPTVAAAPKAETSNYITIKSPMIGTFYRSSNPETPSFVEVGDSVTEGKVVCIIEAMKLFNEIESEVSGRIVKVLVENATPVEYDQPLFLVEPI, encoded by the coding sequence ATGAGCACAAAAGACATTCAGCAACTTATCGACTTCATCTCCCAATCTGGCCTGGATGAGGTAAATATCGAAACGACTGATCTTAAAATCAGCGTAAAACGGTACGGTTCGGGCGCACCCACCGTCCCGGCTTCAGCTCCAGCTGCGTTTGCACCTGTAGCACCACAACCACAGACCACCGCGCCATCGGCAGTTGCCACCCCAACGGTTGCAGCAGCGCCCAAAGCTGAAACGTCAAACTACATAACCATTAAATCGCCGATGATCGGAACGTTCTACCGTTCATCAAATCCTGAAACGCCTTCATTTGTTGAAGTCGGTGATAGCGTAACTGAAGGTAAAGTAGTCTGCATCATTGAAGCCATGAAGCTGTTCAACGAAATCGAGTCGGAGGTATCTGGCCGCATCGTAAAAGTTCTCGTTGAGAATGCGACCCCGGTCGAATACGATCAGCCCCTGTTTTTGGTAGAACCCATTTAA
- a CDS encoding beta-ketoacyl-ACP synthase III, translating into MSKAAITGVHGYVPDYVLTNAELERMVDTNDEWITSRTGIKERHILKGEGMGSSHMGAKAVAGLLEKTNTRPEDIDLLICATTTPDYVFPGTANLICDMVGIRNIGSFDIQAACSGFLYALTIGSQFIETGKYRKIVIVGADKMSAIIDYTDRATCVLFGDGAGAVLLEPNEDGFGVIDSIIKSDGVGQNHLYQKAGGSRYPPTHETVEKRWHYVYQDGPAVFKFAVKNMADVSAEIMERNHLAGSDVAWLVPHQANKRIIDATAHRMGIESDKVMMNIHKYGNTTAATIPLCLFDYESQLKKGDNLVLAAFGGGFTWGAAYVKWAY; encoded by the coding sequence ATGAGTAAAGCTGCCATAACAGGAGTCCACGGCTATGTCCCCGACTACGTGCTGACCAATGCCGAATTGGAGCGCATGGTAGATACAAACGATGAATGGATAACCAGCCGAACGGGTATCAAAGAACGCCATATCCTGAAAGGAGAAGGTATGGGTTCATCGCATATGGGAGCCAAAGCAGTAGCTGGTCTACTTGAGAAAACAAATACCAGACCTGAAGACATTGATCTGCTTATCTGTGCAACAACTACCCCCGACTACGTATTTCCCGGCACGGCGAACCTGATCTGCGATATGGTGGGAATCCGGAATATCGGTAGTTTCGATATTCAGGCCGCCTGTTCAGGGTTTCTGTACGCATTAACCATCGGATCACAGTTTATCGAGACCGGTAAATACCGGAAAATAGTCATTGTTGGCGCAGATAAAATGTCGGCCATCATCGATTATACTGACCGGGCAACCTGTGTTTTGTTTGGCGATGGAGCTGGTGCCGTATTGCTTGAACCGAACGAAGACGGCTTTGGCGTGATTGATTCGATCATCAAATCAGATGGCGTCGGGCAAAATCATCTGTATCAGAAAGCTGGCGGTAGCCGCTATCCGCCCACGCACGAAACCGTCGAAAAACGCTGGCATTACGTCTATCAGGACGGCCCGGCTGTGTTTAAATTCGCCGTCAAGAATATGGCCGATGTGTCGGCTGAAATCATGGAACGAAATCACCTGGCGGGCAGCGACGTTGCCTGGCTGGTGCCACACCAGGCCAATAAACGAATTATTGACGCTACCGCTCACCGAATGGGAATAGAGTCGGACAAGGTCATGATGAATATCCATAAGTACGGAAACACCACCGCAGCTACGATTCCTCTTTGCTTATTTGATTACGAATCACAGCTAAAGAAAGGAGATAATCTGGTATTAGCTGCTTTTGGTGGTGGCTTCACATGGGGAGCTGCCTATGTTAAATGGGCCTATTAA
- a CDS encoding DinB family protein, with translation MLVQILKTLFNRDLNRLKQEISAYQTEEVIWHIEQGIANSAGNLCLHLVGNLNTYIGAELGKTGYIRHRELEFSLKNIPKAELIKKVEETITVVNDALDTLLDEKLDEEYPMLVFDAKTTTGYFLVHLATHLTYHLGQINYHRRLLDM, from the coding sequence ATGCTTGTACAAATCCTGAAAACCTTATTTAACAGAGACCTGAATCGATTAAAGCAGGAAATTAGTGCCTACCAGACCGAGGAAGTAATCTGGCATATCGAACAGGGAATTGCTAATTCGGCCGGTAATCTGTGCTTGCATCTGGTTGGCAATTTAAATACGTATATCGGAGCCGAACTGGGCAAAACGGGCTATATACGCCACCGCGAACTGGAGTTCTCGCTTAAAAACATTCCTAAAGCAGAGCTTATAAAAAAAGTTGAGGAAACCATTACAGTCGTTAATGACGCGCTGGATACGCTCTTAGACGAGAAGCTTGACGAAGAATACCCGATGCTGGTTTTTGACGCGAAAACAACAACCGGCTATTTTTTGGTGCATCTGGCAACGCACCTGACCTATCACCTTGGTCAGATTAATTACCATCGGCGATTGCTGGATATGTAA
- a CDS encoding metallophosphoesterase family protein, translating into MLRIAILSDVHANLPALKAVLKDIDDRKVDQVFCLGDLVDFAPWPNEVIELIRQYRIPTLMGNHDERIAFDHPVVSLAKHNLAETEARVKAIDYTRRAIRQENKDFLASLPRQIQLSFSFADLAINVLLVHASTRSIDEYIYETHDQADLEAMMNEKKADVLLMGHTHQSYIRVLPVSSDKRPAKVAINCGSVGRSKEANPFATYLIMTVSGEHLAFGSDSLMFDLINVNYPIQQTIEGIYSSPIPDFYADFLEKKLQKFPSYA; encoded by the coding sequence ATGTTGAGAATAGCTATCCTTAGTGATGTTCACGCTAATTTACCCGCTTTAAAAGCAGTATTGAAAGACATCGATGATCGGAAAGTAGATCAGGTATTTTGCCTCGGCGACCTGGTTGATTTTGCCCCCTGGCCTAACGAAGTAATAGAATTGATCAGGCAGTATCGCATTCCAACCCTGATGGGTAATCACGATGAACGAATTGCCTTCGATCACCCGGTAGTTTCACTGGCAAAGCATAATTTGGCCGAAACGGAAGCCCGAGTAAAAGCAATTGATTATACCCGCCGGGCCATTAGACAGGAGAATAAAGATTTTCTGGCTAGCCTTCCCCGACAGATTCAATTGTCCTTTTCATTTGCAGACCTGGCGATCAATGTCCTTCTGGTTCACGCCAGTACGCGATCAATTGATGAATATATCTATGAAACCCATGATCAGGCCGATCTGGAAGCTATGATGAATGAGAAAAAGGCAGATGTACTGCTGATGGGCCATACGCATCAATCATACATACGCGTTCTGCCGGTTTCGTCCGATAAACGCCCAGCGAAGGTGGCCATAAATTGTGGGTCCGTGGGTCGTTCAAAAGAGGCAAATCCTTTCGCAACCTATCTCATTATGACCGTTTCGGGCGAACATCTGGCTTTTGGGTCGGATTCTCTGATGTTTGATCTTATCAACGTCAACTATCCTATTCAGCAGACTATTGAGGGAATCTATTCAAGCCCTATCCCTGATTTTTACGCGGACTTCTTAGAAAAAAAATTGCAGAAATTCCCCAGCTACGCATAA